The Winogradskyella schleiferi genome contains the following window.
ATTCTAAGTATTGCATTGCTATTAAGTCTTATGATAAATGCACAAGAGAAAATTGAAGTAGGTATTATGACCTTGACACAAACCATATCTAGTGATAATGAGCAAATGAATACGCAGCTGAAAAGTATGGGCGAGACCAATTCCACATCGTACTTTAAAGGCGATAAAGCTAGAAATGAAACCAGTAACCCAATGTCTGGGGATATCACCATGATTATTGATGGTTCTACCAAACAAATGCTAATGTTGATGGAAAATCCTTATCAAGGAAAGAAATATACAATGCAATCTATTGAGCCAAATAAGGAAGATTTGGAGGACGTTACCGTAAAAATAGGGGACGAAACCAAAACCATCCTTGGTTATGAATGTCAACAAATAATTGTTACTTTGAAACAAAATGGGCAAGACATGGATATGCAAATGTTTGTAACAGATAAAATTTCTGCAATTAGTCCAAATACAACGGCTATGGGAGATAAGGTAGAAGGATTTCCGCTGTATTTCACAATGACAACGAATCAAATGGGAGTAACTATGACCGTGAGTAGTGAGGTTATAAGTATAGAACAAGTAGATGTACCAGATGAGAAGTTTGATATGACTCCTCCAGAAGGATATACAAAGATGGAAGGCATGTAAAGTGGCCTTGTTGTTTAAACAAAATATATATACTATTGGAAATACTCTCGTATGCTGACGAGGGTATTTTTTTGTAACTTTTCTACCCTATTAAATCCTTAACTGAATCGTGAAGAAGAAAAAAATATTGGCGCTATTATTATTTGTTATAGTTGGTCAACTCGTAGCTTTTACGCTTTGTTATTTTACCGACTTAAAATATTCTTTCTTTTATGTGCCAGCTTTGGGAGGTTCATTAGTGAGCTTTATTTTTGGATATAAACCTGATCTTGACTCTATAAAAAGCCACAAACTATTACTGGCCTTATTATTATTTGTTGTAGTTGGTCAACTCGTAACTTTTACGTTTTGTTATTTTACCGAATTAAAATATTCTTTCTTTTATGTGCCAGCTTTGGTGGGTTCATTGGTGGGTTTTATTTTTGGATATAAAGGCAATGTTGACTCTGTAGAAAGTCAGAAATTATAAATGCTCTAGAAGAGACATTCAGAATAAGGATTAAATTCAACTATCCAAGAGTTTGTGTTTATATGAAATATAGATAATTAGATTTTTAGCCTGCCTGTTCGGCAGACAGGCGCACAAAATGACATTAGAGTATACTTTTGAGACACTCTTTTTTTTACCTATATTTGCCGCATGAAAACCAAACTGCATTTTGGGATAATAGTGATACTCTTGGCGTTTTTAGGAACGTTTATAGAGCAAACAACGCTACCAAATCAGCAGATTGTAATTCAGTTTTCGGATAAAGCTGTTACAGCTGAAGATACCGAAAATGCTATTGAAGCGATTCAAAATAAACTACAAAGCATTGGTGTTTCCCAAATTCAAATAGGTCAAACTGAAAATGGTCAATTTAGAATAACCTATCATAGCGATGCTGAGGTTTCACATATTCAAGCGGTACTTTTTAAATCTGAAAATTTCAAAATAGCATACGAGGATTCTAAAAATCCTTCAGATCGACTTCCCGAGAACCAAAGTTCAAATGACTACGAACTTAATATTTCTGAAATTAAGACGAGTAGTAAAGTTAATTGGGATTTCAATAGTGTTCAAATTACCGAGATCAATCAAAAAACCGATCACTCCAACCCAACTAAAGTCGATTATTCAGGAGTTCAAATTCATACAAAACAAAGCAACAACATCATAAATGTTGCACTTTTAGCTAATAATACAGTTGCCATTGCAATTGATAATATTTCCTATAAGATTCCTGAAGTTAGGGCAGGACCAACTTTATAAAAAGGATTATTTAAATCTGAAATAATTCTTACTTCAACATTAAAGCTTTTATCAATCAAAAAGCTAAAAATCAAATTCATAAAAAACATTGTCGGGTTATAGCGTAAACTATATATTTGCGCGCCAGTTCCGATAGCTATCGGAATCAACTAAATATTCGACATTAAATAAAATAATCACAATGCAAAACAAAGGAATAATTAAGCTTTTTGCGCTTTTATTTGGTTTGGTAAGTATTTACCAATTATCATTTACGTTTAAAGCCAATCAAATTGAGGATACTGCCGAACAGGCAGCAGTTGCCAAAATCCCAGAAACCGAAGAGGATTACCAGTCTAAGCGAAACCTAGAGGAAGTACGTTACTTAGATTCTTTAAAAACCACTAAAATACAAGACGGCGAAAAATTTGAGCCAATTGAGGTTTATGATTTAGGTGTAGCAGAATATTCTTATACAGAAGTAGAAAACAATGCCATGAATTTGGGTCTTGACCTTAAAGGTGGTATTAATGTTATTCTTCAGATTTCGGTAAGGGATATTTTAGAAGGATTAGCGAATAATAGTAGAGATCCGATTTTTAACAAGGCTTTGGATGATGCTGAAGAACTTCAAAAAGATGCACAGGAATCTTACTTGGAATCTTTCTTTAGAGCATTTGATGCTATTAAAGGCGATACAAAATTAGCCTCTCCTGATATTTTTGCGAAT
Protein-coding sequences here:
- a CDS encoding DUF4412 domain-containing protein, which gives rise to MKKILILSIALLLSLMINAQEKIEVGIMTLTQTISSDNEQMNTQLKSMGETNSTSYFKGDKARNETSNPMSGDITMIIDGSTKQMLMLMENPYQGKKYTMQSIEPNKEDLEDVTVKIGDETKTILGYECQQIIVTLKQNGQDMDMQMFVTDKISAISPNTTAMGDKVEGFPLYFTMTTNQMGVTMTVSSEVISIEQVDVPDEKFDMTPPEGYTKMEGM